One Stigmatella aurantiaca genomic region harbors:
- a CDS encoding hemerythrin domain-containing protein, whose protein sequence is MSESIVVLQKRDHAELDRLLERYEADAPAGRRETFRKIVNLVTTHAFAEEEVLFPAARRALGVGEHITAEIESEHQRINELLKEMEPLVPGDTAFEQRVSELFPLLRLDVRNEEDRLLGALERALDEKALRRIGVAWLLAKKAAPNRGHPAIPRRPPGNLLAGIPLFFVDRLRALFARWRHAPQ, encoded by the coding sequence ATGAGTGAAAGCATCGTGGTACTGCAGAAGCGTGACCACGCGGAACTCGACCGCCTGCTGGAACGCTATGAAGCGGACGCTCCCGCCGGGCGCCGCGAGACGTTCCGGAAGATCGTGAATCTGGTCACCACGCACGCCTTCGCCGAGGAGGAGGTGCTCTTTCCCGCCGCGCGCCGGGCCCTGGGGGTGGGGGAGCACATCACCGCGGAGATTGAATCCGAGCACCAGCGCATCAACGAGCTCCTCAAGGAGATGGAGCCGCTCGTTCCCGGGGACACCGCCTTCGAGCAGCGGGTGAGCGAGCTCTTTCCGCTGCTGCGGCTCGATGTCCGGAATGAGGAGGACCGGCTCCTGGGCGCGCTCGAGAGGGCGCTGGATGAAAAAGCCTTGAGGCGGATCGGTGTGGCCTGGCTCTTGGCCAAGAAGGCGGCGCCCAACCGCGGCCATCCAGCCATCCCCCGCAGGCCGCCAGGCAATCTCCTGGCAGGCATTCCGCTCTTCTTCGTGGACCGGCTTCGGGCTCTCTTCGCCCGGTGGCGGCACGCGCCCCAGTGA
- the hflX gene encoding GTPase HflX has translation MPSSSSFPPAVLVGVQLPGVSDIEHAADLAELGRLVHTLGYEVVATVSQRRESVAAGTVLGTGKLQELARLTGGSGNVPTGAPSRKSKARERWEAGEEELSEEAAEEEAEEEPEEGEGMVPPTVTPRVVVVDHELSPSQLSNLERATGAQVLDRTGVIVDIFHRHARSREARMQVEIARLNYLAPRMRESTGSRERQQGRGSGDSAMELDRRKIRDRLAELREGLAAIQQDQEQRRYARRDQLRVALVGYTNAGKSSLMRAMTGSEVLVADQLFATLDTTVRALQPETRPRILVSDTVGFIQKLPHDLVASFRSTLDEALEASLLLYVVDASDPTWEAQLEVTRSVLREIGAENVPSRLLFNKADRLSPEAREALLQQHPEAIVLSAHSPEDVAALRLKVMEFFEGSMTEAELVIPYARQGRIGEVYENARVLSEEFDEHGRKLKIRALPAAIAKLTHAFGK, from the coding sequence ATGCCGTCCTCTTCTTCGTTTCCCCCTGCCGTCCTCGTGGGCGTCCAGCTCCCGGGCGTCTCCGACATCGAACACGCCGCCGACCTCGCGGAGCTGGGGCGGCTGGTACACACCCTGGGGTACGAGGTCGTCGCGACCGTGTCCCAGCGCCGCGAGTCGGTCGCGGCCGGCACGGTCCTGGGGACCGGAAAGCTCCAGGAGCTGGCCCGGCTCACCGGGGGCTCCGGCAACGTCCCGACGGGAGCCCCGTCGCGCAAGTCGAAGGCACGCGAGCGCTGGGAAGCCGGCGAGGAGGAGCTTTCCGAAGAGGCGGCCGAGGAGGAGGCCGAAGAGGAGCCCGAGGAAGGGGAGGGCATGGTGCCTCCCACGGTCACGCCCCGGGTGGTGGTGGTGGACCATGAGCTCTCGCCCAGCCAGCTGAGCAACCTCGAGCGGGCCACGGGCGCCCAGGTGCTCGACCGGACCGGCGTCATCGTGGACATCTTCCACCGCCACGCGCGCAGCCGCGAGGCGCGGATGCAGGTCGAGATCGCCCGGCTCAACTACCTCGCCCCGCGCATGCGCGAGTCCACGGGAAGCCGCGAGCGGCAACAGGGCCGTGGCTCCGGTGACTCGGCGATGGAGCTCGACCGCCGCAAGATCCGTGACCGGCTCGCCGAGCTGCGCGAGGGGCTGGCCGCCATCCAGCAGGACCAGGAGCAGCGGCGCTACGCCCGGCGGGATCAGCTCCGGGTGGCCCTGGTCGGGTACACGAACGCGGGCAAGTCCTCGCTCATGCGCGCCATGACGGGCAGCGAGGTGCTGGTCGCCGACCAGCTCTTCGCCACCCTCGACACCACGGTGAGAGCCCTGCAGCCGGAGACCCGGCCGCGCATCCTCGTGTCGGACACCGTGGGCTTCATCCAGAAGCTTCCGCACGATCTCGTGGCCTCGTTCCGGTCTACGCTGGATGAAGCGCTGGAGGCCTCCCTGTTGCTCTACGTGGTGGATGCCTCGGACCCGACCTGGGAGGCCCAGCTCGAAGTCACCCGCTCCGTGCTCCGCGAGATCGGCGCCGAGAACGTCCCGAGCCGGCTGCTGTTCAACAAGGCGGACCGGCTCTCGCCCGAAGCCCGCGAGGCCCTGCTCCAGCAGCACCCCGAGGCCATTGTCCTCTCGGCGCACTCGCCGGAGGATGTCGCGGCGCTCCGGCTGAAGGTGATGGAGTTCTTCGAGGGCTCCATGACGGAGGCGGAGCTGGTGATTCCCTATGCCCGCCAGGGGCGCATCGGCGAGGTGTACGAGAATGCCCGGGTTCTCTCGGAGGAGTTCGACGAGCACGGCCGGAAGCTGAAGATCCGGGCGCTCCCGGCCGCGATCGCCAAGCTGACCCACGCGTTCGGAAAGTAA
- a CDS encoding alpha/beta hydrolase, translating into MFFHTSRLSLAGVPALTVHAGPREDALQRGVVLFFHGLGGSKEVHERELQRFAERGLFAVGVDAVGHGERRFPDFDERLNQGHPHFHGEFLNVIHGSAHEVPALLDTLVTHHGANPARLSVGGVSLGGFITYGALLAERRLHAAVPLLGSPLWDDALPHSPHRHPERLFPVALFSQTAGLDEVVSPQGAREFHARLEPLYASSPGRLRYREFPQSAHMMRPEDWEEAIGDAADWLVRP; encoded by the coding sequence ATGTTTTTTCACACGTCGCGGCTCTCCCTGGCGGGGGTGCCCGCGCTGACCGTTCATGCAGGCCCGCGCGAGGACGCGCTGCAGCGGGGCGTGGTGCTCTTCTTTCACGGCCTGGGCGGTTCCAAGGAAGTCCACGAGCGTGAGCTGCAGCGGTTCGCCGAGCGCGGCCTCTTCGCGGTGGGCGTGGATGCCGTGGGTCATGGGGAGCGGCGCTTCCCGGACTTCGACGAGCGCCTGAACCAGGGCCATCCCCACTTCCACGGGGAGTTCCTGAACGTGATTCACGGCAGCGCGCACGAGGTGCCCGCGCTGCTCGACACGCTGGTCACCCACCACGGAGCAAACCCGGCGCGGCTGAGCGTGGGCGGTGTCTCGCTGGGCGGGTTCATCACCTACGGGGCGCTGCTCGCGGAGCGGAGGCTCCACGCCGCCGTGCCCCTGCTGGGCTCGCCCCTCTGGGACGACGCCCTCCCCCACAGCCCCCATCGCCACCCGGAGCGCCTCTTCCCCGTGGCGCTCTTCAGCCAGACGGCGGGGCTGGACGAGGTGGTGTCCCCGCAGGGTGCCCGGGAGTTCCACGCGCGGCTGGAGCCACTCTATGCCTCATCGCCGGGGAGGCTGCGCTACCGGGAGTTTCCCCAGTCCGCCCACATGATGCGGCCCGAGGACTGGGAAGAGGCCATCGGCGATGCGGCGGACTGGCTCGTCCGCCCCTGA
- the cutA gene encoding divalent-cation tolerance protein CutA, with protein sequence MTEVILVLVTCPNPEVASAIARQLVEEELVACGNILPTVRSIYRWQGEVQDEPESLLILKTRPELFEPVRQRVLALHPYEVPEVLSLRPDAGHRAYLDWVLGSTKLPSPG encoded by the coding sequence ATGACCGAAGTGATTCTGGTGCTCGTGACCTGTCCCAACCCGGAGGTGGCCAGCGCCATCGCCCGCCAGCTCGTGGAGGAGGAGCTGGTGGCATGCGGCAACATCCTTCCCACCGTCCGCTCCATCTACCGGTGGCAAGGAGAGGTGCAGGATGAGCCGGAGAGCCTGCTGATCCTCAAGACGCGCCCGGAGCTGTTCGAGCCCGTCCGGCAGCGGGTGCTGGCCCTTCATCCGTACGAAGTCCCGGAGGTCCTCTCGCTCCGGCCGGACGCAGGCCACCGCGCCTACCTCGACTGGGTCCTCGGTTCGACGAAGCTCCCCAGCCCCGGCTGA
- a CDS encoding alpha-amylase family protein, giving the protein MIDDLWYKNAIIYCLDVKTFMDSNGDGVGDFEGLTRRLGYLAGIGVDAIWLLPFHPSPMRDNGYDITDFYGIHPSLGSLGDFVDFTHEAKKHGIRVLMDLVVNHTSDQHPWFKAAVKDERSKYRDWYLWSKTKPKDAHQGMVFPGVQESTWTRHPKAQAYYFHRFYKFQPDLNISNPDVQTEIQRIVGFWLELGVSGFRMDAVPFVIQRDGVRDLHAEQFRLLKNLRTFLQWRAGDAILLAEANVEPKRNFEYFGKDGERMHMMFNFFVNQHAFYALATSDVRPLTRALERTRIHHATSQWAHFMRNNDELDLGRLDEAQRQRVFQEFGPEPRMQVYGRGLRRRLSPMFEGDRRRQELAYSLMFTLPGTPVMRYGDEIGMGEDLSLKERSAVRTPMQWSTEANAGFSTAKKTVLPVISDGPFGYPRLNVADQRRDPNSLLNWTERLIRARKECPEIGWGEWRVLETSSPHVLALRYDWRNNGVVFLHNFDPKGHLVTFGAGSSEGAMLANILSGEHSHADGRGQHRVELEGYGYRWFRVGGLDYILKRSR; this is encoded by the coding sequence ATGATCGACGACCTCTGGTACAAGAACGCCATCATCTACTGTCTGGACGTCAAGACGTTCATGGACTCCAACGGGGATGGGGTGGGGGACTTCGAGGGCCTCACCCGCCGCCTGGGCTATCTGGCGGGCATCGGCGTCGACGCCATCTGGCTGTTGCCCTTCCACCCCTCGCCCATGCGGGACAACGGCTACGACATCACCGACTTCTACGGGATTCACCCCAGCCTGGGCTCGCTCGGGGACTTCGTGGACTTCACCCACGAGGCGAAGAAGCACGGCATCCGCGTCCTGATGGACCTGGTGGTGAACCACACCTCGGATCAGCACCCCTGGTTCAAGGCGGCGGTGAAGGACGAGCGCTCGAAGTACCGCGACTGGTACCTCTGGTCGAAGACGAAGCCGAAGGATGCCCACCAGGGCATGGTCTTCCCCGGCGTGCAGGAGAGTACCTGGACGCGCCACCCCAAGGCCCAGGCGTACTACTTCCACCGCTTCTACAAGTTCCAGCCCGACCTCAACATCTCCAACCCCGACGTGCAGACGGAGATCCAGCGCATCGTGGGGTTCTGGCTGGAGCTGGGCGTGTCGGGCTTCCGGATGGACGCGGTCCCCTTCGTCATCCAGCGCGATGGCGTCCGGGACCTGCACGCCGAGCAGTTCCGCCTGCTCAAGAACCTGCGGACCTTTCTCCAGTGGCGTGCCGGTGACGCCATCCTCCTCGCGGAGGCCAACGTGGAGCCGAAGCGGAACTTCGAGTACTTCGGCAAGGACGGAGAACGGATGCACATGATGTTCAACTTCTTCGTCAACCAGCATGCGTTCTACGCGCTGGCCACCTCGGACGTGCGCCCGCTCACCCGGGCCCTGGAGCGCACGCGCATCCACCACGCGACGTCCCAGTGGGCGCACTTCATGCGCAACAACGATGAGCTGGACCTGGGCCGGCTCGACGAGGCGCAGCGCCAGCGCGTGTTCCAGGAGTTCGGCCCCGAGCCCCGCATGCAGGTGTATGGCCGCGGCCTGCGGCGACGGCTCTCCCCCATGTTCGAGGGGGACCGCCGGCGCCAGGAGCTGGCCTACAGCCTGATGTTCACGCTGCCGGGCACGCCCGTGATGCGCTACGGCGACGAGATTGGCATGGGCGAGGACCTGTCCCTCAAGGAGCGCAGCGCCGTGCGCACCCCCATGCAGTGGTCCACCGAGGCGAACGCCGGCTTCTCCACCGCGAAGAAGACCGTCCTGCCGGTCATCTCGGACGGACCTTTCGGCTACCCGCGCCTGAACGTGGCCGACCAGCGCAGGGACCCCAACTCCCTGCTCAACTGGACCGAGCGCCTCATCCGCGCGCGCAAGGAGTGCCCGGAGATTGGCTGGGGCGAGTGGCGGGTGCTGGAGACCAGCTCCCCGCACGTGCTGGCGCTGCGCTACGACTGGCGCAACAACGGCGTCGTGTTCCTGCACAACTTCGATCCCAAGGGGCACCTGGTGACGTTCGGGGCCGGGAGCTCCGAGGGGGCGATGCTCGCCAACATCCTGTCGGGCGAACACTCGCACGCGGATGGGCGGGGCCAGCACCGGGTGGAGCTCGAGGGGTATGGCTACCGCTGGTTCCGCGTGGGCGGGCTCGACTACATCCTCAAGCGCTCACGGTAG
- a CDS encoding peptidylprolyl isomerase — translation MANKKDRSGSSTSAAFSGDVQINGILNKIPAALALDNAPVMLPEVEAPSLEGLTAELTPRPLTQDDLLDRLTELVREHAQRRERAQTETVALGDEVLLDTLGYAKGRILPFSIRENRWALVNPDPLLPGFFEALVGRQVGLSVDIALTLPPDYPVESLRGASARFLVDVKAARELSLPDAESPAFIASMGKGATLVDVMRQLGEDLANERTDEATREAREHVLDVLVERTQVEVPEALVDEEIRRRWAEAERPILQRKDFGPDELQQALEAWQQDSLTRADAARRLKIALVLAAIARRDQIQPQRETLESIEGFLTGPARIPREQLQRVLENDPDVQERLSNVLMQLAVIDHVMSKVKLTAAPARGA, via the coding sequence ATGGCCAACAAGAAGGACCGTTCGGGAAGCAGCACGTCCGCGGCGTTCAGCGGGGATGTGCAGATCAATGGGATCCTGAACAAGATTCCCGCGGCGCTGGCGCTGGATAACGCGCCCGTGATGTTGCCGGAGGTGGAGGCTCCCTCCTTGGAGGGGCTCACCGCGGAGCTGACCCCCCGGCCCCTCACGCAAGACGATCTCCTCGACCGGCTGACCGAGCTCGTGCGTGAGCACGCGCAGCGGCGGGAGCGTGCGCAGACGGAGACCGTCGCCTTGGGCGACGAGGTGCTGCTCGACACCCTCGGCTATGCGAAGGGCCGGATCCTGCCCTTCTCCATCCGGGAGAACCGCTGGGCCCTGGTGAATCCGGATCCCTTGCTGCCGGGCTTCTTCGAGGCGCTCGTGGGCCGGCAGGTGGGGCTCTCGGTGGACATCGCGCTGACGCTGCCGCCGGACTATCCGGTGGAGTCCCTGCGGGGCGCCTCCGCGCGCTTCCTGGTGGACGTGAAGGCGGCGCGCGAGCTGTCGCTGCCGGACGCCGAGTCCCCCGCCTTCATCGCATCGATGGGGAAGGGGGCCACCCTGGTGGACGTCATGCGCCAGCTCGGCGAGGATCTCGCCAACGAGCGCACGGATGAGGCCACGCGCGAGGCCCGTGAGCACGTGCTCGACGTGCTGGTGGAACGCACGCAGGTGGAGGTGCCTGAGGCGCTGGTGGACGAGGAGATCCGCCGCCGCTGGGCCGAGGCCGAGCGTCCCATCCTCCAGCGCAAGGACTTCGGGCCCGATGAGCTGCAGCAGGCGCTGGAGGCCTGGCAGCAGGATTCGCTCACGCGGGCCGACGCCGCGCGGCGCCTGAAGATCGCCCTGGTGCTGGCCGCCATCGCCCGGCGCGATCAGATCCAGCCTCAGCGCGAGACGCTGGAGTCCATCGAGGGGTTTCTGACAGGGCCCGCGAGGATTCCGCGCGAGCAACTCCAGCGTGTCCTGGAGAACGATCCGGACGTCCAGGAGCGGCTGTCCAACGTGCTGATGCAGCTGGCGGTCATCGATCACGTCATGTCGAAGGTGAAGCTCACGGCCGCGCCGGCCCGCGGCGCCTGA